One genomic region from Harpia harpyja isolate bHarHar1 chromosome 1, bHarHar1 primary haplotype, whole genome shotgun sequence encodes:
- the NSUN6 gene encoding tRNA (cytosine(72)-C(5))-methyltransferase NSUN6 isoform X1 — MSFFPKISFQHEVEEYLTKVFRNNELITALGTQEAESKYQSLLSHLSHPPGFTTVRINTHLASVKHVKKLLFEEIQKQFKGLCVPVLEHPKLQDVLLIPVIGPRRDLNKHSSEVIVGAHCGYAVLRGAHVYVPGIISTSRFMKAGDLVSVYSDIEGKCKRGAKEFEGVKVFLGNGISELSRSEIFSSSGPLNGMGIRMIEPVYLSPSFDNVLPSHLFLQNLPSVVVSHILNPQPGERILDMCAAPGGKTTHLATLMHDQGEIIAMDKIANKVKKIKQNAELLQLNCIKAFCYDGTKALSAEKREDEQEGPPFLPESFDRILLDAPCSGMGQRPNMAYSLTLKEVTSYQPLQRKLFTVAVKLLKPGGVLVYSTCTITLSENEEQVAWALKTFPCLQLQPQEPHIGGEGMRGAGLSLDQLKLLQRFDPSAVTLQGMDINSLQDSREDDLISLANKDCIGFFIAKFIKSNSK, encoded by the exons atgtcttttttccccaaaatctcTTTCCAACATGAAGTTGAAGAGTATCTCACCAAAGTGTTCAGAAATAATGAG CTTATCACTGCTTTAGGTACACAGGAGGCGGAGAGTAAATATCAATCTCTGTTAAGTCATCTATCTCATCCACCAGGTTTCACAACTGTTAGAATTAATACCCACTTGGCCTCAGTGAAACATGTGAAAAAATTGCTGTTTGAAGAGATCCAGAAG cAATTTAAAGGACTGTGTGTTCCAGTTCTTGAGCACCCGAAACTCCAGGACGTCTTATTAATTCCTGTCATTGGACCCAG gcGAGATTTAAACAAACATTCATCTGAAGTCATTGTTGGAGCCCACTGTGGGTATGCAGTACTTCGAGGAGCACATGTTTATGTCCCTGGAATCATATCTACCTCAAGAT TTATGAAAGCTGGTGATCTGGTCTCAGTGTATTCAGATATTGAAGGGAAATGTAAAAGAGGAGCCAAAGAATTTGAAGGAGTCAAAGTTTTCCTTGGAAATGGGATTTCAGAACTGAGTCGCAGTGAAATCTTTAGTTCAAGTGGCCCATTGAA tgGGATGGGCATAAGAATGATAGAGCCAGTCTACCTTAGTCCTTCGTTTGACAATGTGCTCCCTAGTCATTTGTTTTTGCAG AACTTGCCTTCTGTGGTTGTGAGCCATATTTTAAACCCTCAGCCAGGAGAGAGAATTTTGGATATGTGTGCTGCACCTGGAGGGAAAACAACCCATCTTGCAACATTAATGCATGACCAG GGTGAAATAATAGCCATGGACAAGATAGCTAACAAGGtcaaaaaaattaagcagaatgCTGAATTGCTACAGCTGAATTGCATTAAGGCCTTTTGCTATGATGGAACAAAGGCACTTTCAGCTGAGAAGAGAGAGGATGAACAAG AAGGACCTCCATTCTTACCAGAGTCATTTGATAGAATTCTTCTTGATGCTCCATGTAGTGGGATGGGACAGAGACCAAATATGGCTTATTCCTTGACATTAAAGGAGGTGACTTCTTATCAGCCACTACAGCGCAAGCTTTTCACTGTG GCAGTGAAACTGCTGAAGCCAGGAGGTGTTTTAGTATATAGTACATGTACGATTACACTCTCTGAAAATGAGGAGCAAGTTGCTTGGGCTCTGAAAACTTTTCCATGCCTCCAGCTTCAGCCACAG GAACCTCACATTGGAGGAGAAGGCATGAGGGGAGCTGGATTGTCGCTTGATcagctgaagctgctgcagagaTTTGATCCATCTGCTGTGACGTTGCAAGGAATGGATATTAATTCTTTGCAAGATTCCAGGGAAGATGATCTGATTTCACTGGCAAATAAGGACTGTATAGGattttttattgcaaaatttaTTAAATCAAACAGTAAATAA
- the NSUN6 gene encoding tRNA (cytosine(72)-C(5))-methyltransferase NSUN6 isoform X2, which translates to MSFFPKISFQHEVEEYLTKVFRNNELITALGTQEAESKYQSLLSHLSHPPGFTTVRINTHLASVKHVKKLLFEEIQKQFKGLCVPVLEHPKLQDVLLIPVIGPRRDLNKHSSEVIVGAHCGYAVLRGAHVYVPGIISTSRFMKAGDLVSVYSDIEGKCKRGAKEFEGVKVFLGNGISELSRSEIFSSSGPLNGMGIRMIEPVYLSPSFDNVLPSHLFLQNLPSVVVSHILNPQPGERILDMCAAPGGKTTHLATLMHDQGEIIAMDKIANKVKKIKQNAELLQLNCIKAFCYDGTKALSAEKREDEQEGPPFLPESFDRILLDAPCSGMGQRPNMAYSLTLKEVTSYQPLQRKLFTVAVKLLKPGGVLVYSTCTITLSENEEQVAWALKTFPCLQLQPQH; encoded by the exons atgtcttttttccccaaaatctcTTTCCAACATGAAGTTGAAGAGTATCTCACCAAAGTGTTCAGAAATAATGAG CTTATCACTGCTTTAGGTACACAGGAGGCGGAGAGTAAATATCAATCTCTGTTAAGTCATCTATCTCATCCACCAGGTTTCACAACTGTTAGAATTAATACCCACTTGGCCTCAGTGAAACATGTGAAAAAATTGCTGTTTGAAGAGATCCAGAAG cAATTTAAAGGACTGTGTGTTCCAGTTCTTGAGCACCCGAAACTCCAGGACGTCTTATTAATTCCTGTCATTGGACCCAG gcGAGATTTAAACAAACATTCATCTGAAGTCATTGTTGGAGCCCACTGTGGGTATGCAGTACTTCGAGGAGCACATGTTTATGTCCCTGGAATCATATCTACCTCAAGAT TTATGAAAGCTGGTGATCTGGTCTCAGTGTATTCAGATATTGAAGGGAAATGTAAAAGAGGAGCCAAAGAATTTGAAGGAGTCAAAGTTTTCCTTGGAAATGGGATTTCAGAACTGAGTCGCAGTGAAATCTTTAGTTCAAGTGGCCCATTGAA tgGGATGGGCATAAGAATGATAGAGCCAGTCTACCTTAGTCCTTCGTTTGACAATGTGCTCCCTAGTCATTTGTTTTTGCAG AACTTGCCTTCTGTGGTTGTGAGCCATATTTTAAACCCTCAGCCAGGAGAGAGAATTTTGGATATGTGTGCTGCACCTGGAGGGAAAACAACCCATCTTGCAACATTAATGCATGACCAG GGTGAAATAATAGCCATGGACAAGATAGCTAACAAGGtcaaaaaaattaagcagaatgCTGAATTGCTACAGCTGAATTGCATTAAGGCCTTTTGCTATGATGGAACAAAGGCACTTTCAGCTGAGAAGAGAGAGGATGAACAAG AAGGACCTCCATTCTTACCAGAGTCATTTGATAGAATTCTTCTTGATGCTCCATGTAGTGGGATGGGACAGAGACCAAATATGGCTTATTCCTTGACATTAAAGGAGGTGACTTCTTATCAGCCACTACAGCGCAAGCTTTTCACTGTG GCAGTGAAACTGCTGAAGCCAGGAGGTGTTTTAGTATATAGTACATGTACGATTACACTCTCTGAAAATGAGGAGCAAGTTGCTTGGGCTCTGAAAACTTTTCCATGCCTCCAGCTTCAGCCACAG CACTGA
- the NSUN6 gene encoding tRNA (cytosine(72)-C(5))-methyltransferase NSUN6 isoform X3: MKAGDLVSVYSDIEGKCKRGAKEFEGVKVFLGNGISELSRSEIFSSSGPLNGMGIRMIEPVYLSPSFDNVLPSHLFLQNLPSVVVSHILNPQPGERILDMCAAPGGKTTHLATLMHDQGEIIAMDKIANKVKKIKQNAELLQLNCIKAFCYDGTKALSAEKREDEQEGPPFLPESFDRILLDAPCSGMGQRPNMAYSLTLKEVTSYQPLQRKLFTVAVKLLKPGGVLVYSTCTITLSENEEQVAWALKTFPCLQLQPQEPHIGGEGMRGAGLSLDQLKLLQRFDPSAVTLQGMDINSLQDSREDDLISLANKDCIGFFIAKFIKSNSK, encoded by the exons ATGAAAGCTGGTGATCTGGTCTCAGTGTATTCAGATATTGAAGGGAAATGTAAAAGAGGAGCCAAAGAATTTGAAGGAGTCAAAGTTTTCCTTGGAAATGGGATTTCAGAACTGAGTCGCAGTGAAATCTTTAGTTCAAGTGGCCCATTGAA tgGGATGGGCATAAGAATGATAGAGCCAGTCTACCTTAGTCCTTCGTTTGACAATGTGCTCCCTAGTCATTTGTTTTTGCAG AACTTGCCTTCTGTGGTTGTGAGCCATATTTTAAACCCTCAGCCAGGAGAGAGAATTTTGGATATGTGTGCTGCACCTGGAGGGAAAACAACCCATCTTGCAACATTAATGCATGACCAG GGTGAAATAATAGCCATGGACAAGATAGCTAACAAGGtcaaaaaaattaagcagaatgCTGAATTGCTACAGCTGAATTGCATTAAGGCCTTTTGCTATGATGGAACAAAGGCACTTTCAGCTGAGAAGAGAGAGGATGAACAAG AAGGACCTCCATTCTTACCAGAGTCATTTGATAGAATTCTTCTTGATGCTCCATGTAGTGGGATGGGACAGAGACCAAATATGGCTTATTCCTTGACATTAAAGGAGGTGACTTCTTATCAGCCACTACAGCGCAAGCTTTTCACTGTG GCAGTGAAACTGCTGAAGCCAGGAGGTGTTTTAGTATATAGTACATGTACGATTACACTCTCTGAAAATGAGGAGCAAGTTGCTTGGGCTCTGAAAACTTTTCCATGCCTCCAGCTTCAGCCACAG GAACCTCACATTGGAGGAGAAGGCATGAGGGGAGCTGGATTGTCGCTTGATcagctgaagctgctgcagagaTTTGATCCATCTGCTGTGACGTTGCAAGGAATGGATATTAATTCTTTGCAAGATTCCAGGGAAGATGATCTGATTTCACTGGCAAATAAGGACTGTATAGGattttttattgcaaaatttaTTAAATCAAACAGTAAATAA